The following are encoded together in the Gadus chalcogrammus isolate NIFS_2021 chromosome 2, NIFS_Gcha_1.0, whole genome shotgun sequence genome:
- the LOC130403063 gene encoding nuclear receptor subfamily 1 group D member 1-like, whose translation MTTAMDTSTTGGVISYVGSCGGSQARISPVSMYSDNSNSQPSFASSTSSSPPSFHSSGSSSSGSGGEDGSSSFSSSSSSTSSFSSSSSSVGGSHRCRDDRSSLRAAPGKSVARLTKLNGMVLLCKVCGDVASGFHYGVHACEGCKGFFRRSIQQNIQYKKCLKNESCTIIRINRNRCQQCRFKKCLSVGMSRDAVRFGRIPKREKQRMLAEMQSAMNNMVNNQLQNDFQLASLSSSPPPPPSSLSSSPCPPQPPALPAAPSSPSTPAPAMSSSLPPPSTQGAPPPQDMLTSHPPALSSPSLSTPPAPLCPASLGVDSTVSAIARAHRETFLYAHDKLTNPGTPLPQRRQQHLQHQQALRNVETNNWVSNQCSSGYHANGLNTIYHNNNNFASGYVAQHHHGNHRHSNLPGGEMHGKHAQQGQNSPMKNQPDIMLACPMNMCPRADPSKSSQEIWEDFSLSFSPAVREVVEFAKHIPGFNTLSQTDQVSLLKAGTFEVLMVRFASMFNVREHTVTFISGTTYGLEDLRAMGMGELLGAMFDFSHKLASLELSPEELGLFTAVVLVSADRSGIENFTTVEQLQESLIQALRLLVSKSPNHHHGDSPRFTRVLLKLSDLRTLNNMHSEKLLSFRIDG comes from the exons ATGACGACTGCAATGGACACAAGCACAA caGGAGGCGTCATCTCCTACGTGGGCTCCTGCGGCGGCTCGCAGGCGCGCATCAGTCCTGTGTCCATGTACAGCGACAACTCCAACTCCCAGCCCTCTttcgcctcctccacctcctcctcccctccctccttccacaGCAGTGGCAGCTCCAGCTCCGGCTCGGGTGGAGAGgacggctcctcctccttctcctcctcctcctcatccacctcctccttctcctcctcatcctcttcagtAGGAGGCTCCCATCGTTGCCGTGACGATAGGAGCTCGCTGAGAGCAGCCCCCGGCAAGTCCGTGGCGAGGCTGACCA AGCTGAATGGCATGGTCCTGCTATGTAAAGTTTGTGGAGACGTGGCCTCAGGTTTCCACTACGGAGTCCATGCATGTGAAGGATGTAAG GGTTTCTTCCGCCGCAGCATCCAGCAGAACATCCAGTACAAGAAGTGTCTGAAGAACGAAAGCTGCACCATCATCAGGATCAACAGGAACCGCTGCCAGCAGTGTCGCTTTAAGAAGTGCCTCTCCGTGGGCATGAGCAGAGATG CGGTGCGTTTCGGCCGCATACCAAAGCGGGAGAAGCAGAGAATGCTGGCAGAGATGCAGAGTGCCATGAACAACATGGTCAACAACCAGCTGCAGAACGACTTCCAACTCgccagcctctcctcctccccgccccctcctccctcctccttatcctcctctccctgcccgCCTCAGCCGCCCGCCCTCCCGGCGGCACCTTCGTCTCCTTCGACCCCTGCCCCGGCCAtgtcctcctccctgcctcctccctctaccCAGGGTGCACCTCCTCCCCAAGACATGCTGACGtcccacccccccgccctctcctccccctccctatcaACGCCTCCCGCTCCTCTCTGCCCCGCCAGTCTCGGCGTGGACTCCACCGTCAGTGCCATCGCGCGTGCTCACCGCGAGACTTTCCTGTATGCGCACGACAAACTGACCAACCCCGGCACGCCTCTGCCGCAACGTCGTCAACAACACCTCCAGCACCAACAAGCCCTCCGCAACGTGGAGACAAACAACTGGGTCTCCAACCAGTGTTCAAGTGGTTACCATGCCAACGGACTCAACACCAtctaccacaacaacaacaactttgcCAGTGGTTACGTGGCCCAgcatcaccacggcaaccaccGCCACAGCAATCTCCCTGGGGGAGAGATGCATGGCAAGCATGCACAGCAAGGACAGAACTCTCCCATGAAGAACCAACCTGATATCATGCTG GCGTGTCCTATGAACATGTGTCCCAGGGCAGACCCCTCTAAGAGCTCCCAGGAGATCTGGGAggacttctccctctccttcagccCTGCCGTccgggaggtggtggagtttgCCAAACACATCCCAGGATTCAACACTCTGTCACAGACCGACCAGGTCTCTCTGCTGAAAGCCGGCACCTTTGAG GTGCTAATGGTGCGCTTTGCTTCGATGTTCAACGTGAGAGAACATACGGTGACGTTTATCTCCGGCACCACCTATGGGCTGGAGGACCTGCGGGCCATGGGGATGGGCGAGCTGCTGGGGGCCATGTTTGACTTCAGCCACAAGCTAGCATCACTGGAACTCAGCCCGGAGGAGCTGGGCCTGTTCACCGCTGTGGTGCTCGTATCTGCAG ACCGGTCTGGCATCGAAAACTTCACCACGGTGGAGCAGCTCCAGGAGAGCCTGATTCAAGCTCTGCGCTTATTGGTCAGCAAGTCACCCAATCATCACCATGGCGACTCGCCCCGCTTCACCAGGGTCCTGCTCAAGCTCTCCGACCTCAGGACCCTCAACAACATGCACTCTGAGAAGCTTCTCTCCTTCCGCATCGACGGctga